A genomic segment from Labrus bergylta chromosome 3, fLabBer1.1, whole genome shotgun sequence encodes:
- the nudt21 gene encoding cleavage and polyadenylation specificity factor subunit 5, giving the protein MSVAPPNRSNAGWPRSGAVQFGNKYITGPAKPLTLERTINLYPLTNYTFGTKEPLYEKDSSVAARFQRMREEFDKMGMRRTVEGVLIVHEHRLPHVLLLQLGTTFFKLPGGELSPGEDEVEGLKRLMTEILGRQDGVKQDWVIDDCIGNWWRPNFEPPQYPYIPAHITKPKEHKKLFLVQLQEKALFAVPKNYKLVAAPLFELYDNAPGYGPIISSLPQLLSRFNFIYN; this is encoded by the exons ATGTCGGTCGCGCCTCCAAATCGCTCCAATGCAGGCTGGCCGCGCAGCGGTGCCGTTCAGTTTGGGAACAAATACATCACCGGGCCTGCTAAACCGCTCACACTGGAGAGGACCATCAACCT ATACCCTCTTACCAACTACACATTCGGCACTAAGGAGCCTCTTTATGAGAAGGACAGCTCAGTGGCTGCCCGTTTCCAGCGGATGCGGGAAGAATTTGATAAAATGGGAATGCGCAGGACAGTGGAAGGTGTTCTAATTGTCCATGAACACAGGCTGCCTCATGTTTTACTTCTGCAGCTGGGAACAACTTTCTTCAAACT GCCTGGTGGCGAGTTGAGTCCTGGAGAAGATGAGGTGGAGGGTCTGAAACGCCTGATGACTGAG ATCCTTGGTCGACAAGACGGTGTGAAGCAGGACTGGGTGATCGATGACTGTATTGGCAACTGGTGGCGCCCCAACTTTGAGCCTCCACAG TATCCCTATATTCCAGCTCACATCACCAAACCAAAGGAGCATAAAAAGCTTTTCTTGGTTCAGTTGCAGGAAAAAG CGCTGTTTGCTGTCCCCAAAAACTATAAACTGGTGGCAGCACCATTGTTTGAACTGTACGACAACGCGCCTGGATATGGACCAATCATTTCCAGTCTACCACAGTTGTTGAGCAG GTTCAACTTCATTTACAACTAA